A window of Vicia villosa cultivar HV-30 ecotype Madison, WI unplaced genomic scaffold, Vvil1.0 ctg.001340F_1_1, whole genome shotgun sequence contains these coding sequences:
- the LOC131634724 gene encoding uncharacterized protein LOC131634724, translating to MGVRKFETFEMKEDETIDEMFSRFTIIINELRSLGKTYSPHERIRKLLRCLPKVWRPMVTAITQAKDLTNLPVEELVGSLRAHECIILEDKPQKKVKSIALKAVQNSKETQPKIKESNESLSEDEDDLALISKRIQQMVFQRGQNKQPFRRDTLKAEIDKRKITCFGCNKVGHFKTKCPQQKRFIKGTPFKKKSMMASWDDSENSNSDTDEEEANLCLMTTSESEVSPLISCSTCHEMNFMFDNLLEDSNLLTQKCLFQKEQISNLIKEKEDLKKTIDKQSITITNLYNAHSSLSSKQKVLLEKSNLPKIETLENKIENLTQDITKFVRSTETFQNIMGSQSDNLGKFDSKSDKGIFIGYSQTSKGYRIYNLKNQCVEESMHVIFKETNEPSNIESLDDELDEQEEILDKEIHVDSMEVSLPTPPKSWKTVPHHPHDVIIGETPDQVCTRQFFKDKNNNLAMISQIEPKHINDAIQDDSWIQAMTEELSQFEKNQLDFVLDSKQIPRNLILLL from the exons ATGGGAGTTAGAAAATTTGAAACATTTGAAATGAAAGAAGATGAAACCATAGACGAAATGTTCTCCAGGTTtacaattattattaatgaattaaGATCTCTTGGAAAAACTTACTCCCCTCATGAGAGAATAAGAAAATTACTTAGATGTCTTCCTAAAGTATGGAGACCAATGGTTACTGCTATAACTCAAGCTAAAGATCTGACAAATCTACCAGTTGAGGAACTTGTTGGTTCTCTTCGTGCTCATGAATGTATCATTCTAGAAGATAAACCACAAAAGAAAGTAAAATCAATTGCACTCAAGGCTGttcaaaactcaaaagaaacTCAACCAAAAATTAAGGAGTCAAATGAATCACTTTCTGAAGATGAGGATGATTTAGCACTCATATCTAAACGCATTCAGCAAATGGTATTTCAAAGAGGACAAAACAAACAACCATTTCGAAGGGATACTTTAAAGGCTGAGATAGATAAAAGAAAAATCACATGCTTTGGATGTAACAAAGTTGGACACTTCAAAACTAAATGTCCTCAACAAAAAAGGTTCATCAAAGGAACACCATTCAAGAAGAAGTCAATGATGGCTTCATGGGATGACTCTGAAAATTCAAACTCAGACACTGACGAAGAAGAAGCAAATCTGTGCCTTATGACTACCTCTGAATCTGAAGTAAGTCCTCTTATATCCTGTAGTACTTGTCATGAAATGAATTTTATGTTTGACAATCTGCTAGAGGATTCAAACCTCTTAACTCAAAAATGTCTTTtccaaaaagaacaaatttcaaacttaatcaaagaaaaggaAGATTTAAAAAAAACCATTGATAAACAATCTATCACAATAACTAATTTATATAATGCTCACTCTTCTCTCTCCTCTAAACAAAAAGTACTACTTGAAAAATCAAATCTTCCAAAAATAGAAACTTTAGAAAACAAGATAGAAAATCTAACTCAGGATATCACAAAATTTGTTAGGTCTACTGAAACTTTTCAAAACATAATGGGATCACAATCAG ATAATCTAGGAAAGTTTGATTCTAAATCTGACAAAGGGATatttattggatactctcaaacTTCAAAAGGATATAGAATTTACAATCTCAAAAATCAATGTGTGGAAGAAAGCATGCATGTTATATTTAAAGAAACTAATGAACCTTCAAACATTGAAAGTCTTGATGATGAATTAGATGAACAAGAGGAAATTCTCGACAAAGAAATTCACGTAGACTCTATGGAAGTATCACTTCCAACTCCTCCAAAAAGTTGGAAAACTGTACCACATCATCCTCATGATGTAATTATTGGTGAAACCCCTGATCAAGTATGTACAAGACAATTCTTCAAAGACAAAAACAATAACCTAGCAATGATATCTCAAATTGAACCCAAGCATATAAATGATGCAATCCAAGATGATTCATGGATTCAAGCCATGACTGAGGAGCTTTCACAATTTGAAAAGAATCAGTTGGACTTTGTGCTAGATTCCAAACAGATCCCAAGGAATCTCATCTTACTGCTGTAA